One Gordonia mangrovi genomic region harbors:
- the exaC gene encoding acetaldehyde dehydrogenase ExaC, translating to MTVFAKPGTDGSVMSYESRYDNWIGGQWTPPVKGQYFENPSPVDGKTFCEVARSTSEDIELALDAAHKAAPQWGKVPVAERSLVLLRIADRMEENLEKLAVAETWDNGKAVRETLAADIPLAIDHFRYFAGALRAQEGSISEVDEDTVAYHFHEPLGVVGQIIPWNFPILMAVWKLAPALAAGNAVVLKPAEQTPASILYLMSLIADLLPAGVLNVVNGFGVEAGKPLASSNRIRKIAFTGETTTGRLIMQYASENLIPVTLELGGKSPNIFFDDVMSADDGFLDRALEGFSMFALNQGEVCTCPSRALIQENIFDDFIAKAVDRVGQIKQGNPLDTDTMMGAQASNDQFEKISSYLEIGKQEGAKVLTGGEPADLGGDLSGGYYIKPTVFDGHNKMRIFQEEIFGPVLAVTTFSDYADAIHIANDTLYGLGAGVWSRDGATAYRAGREIQAGRVWTNTYHDYPAHAAFGGYKQSGIGRETHLMMLEHYQQTKNLLVGYAQNAKGFF from the coding sequence ATGACCGTCTTCGCGAAACCCGGAACCGACGGCTCGGTGATGAGCTACGAGTCCCGCTACGACAACTGGATCGGCGGCCAGTGGACGCCGCCGGTGAAGGGACAGTACTTCGAGAACCCGTCACCGGTGGACGGCAAGACGTTCTGTGAGGTCGCCCGCTCGACCTCCGAGGACATCGAACTCGCGCTGGACGCCGCGCACAAGGCCGCCCCGCAGTGGGGCAAGGTGCCGGTTGCCGAGCGGTCGCTGGTCCTGCTGCGCATCGCCGACCGGATGGAAGAGAACCTCGAGAAACTTGCCGTCGCCGAGACCTGGGACAACGGCAAGGCCGTCCGCGAGACCCTGGCCGCCGACATCCCGCTGGCCATCGACCACTTCCGCTACTTCGCCGGCGCGTTGCGTGCCCAGGAGGGTTCGATCTCCGAAGTCGACGAGGACACCGTCGCCTACCACTTCCACGAGCCGCTCGGCGTTGTCGGACAGATCATCCCGTGGAACTTCCCGATCCTGATGGCCGTGTGGAAGCTGGCCCCGGCACTGGCCGCAGGCAACGCGGTGGTGCTCAAGCCGGCCGAGCAGACCCCCGCATCGATTCTCTACCTGATGAGCCTCATCGCCGACCTGCTGCCCGCCGGCGTCCTGAACGTCGTCAACGGGTTCGGTGTCGAGGCAGGTAAGCCGCTCGCCTCCAGCAACCGCATCCGCAAGATCGCCTTCACCGGTGAGACCACCACCGGCCGCCTGATCATGCAGTACGCCTCGGAGAACCTGATCCCGGTCACCCTGGAGCTGGGCGGCAAGAGCCCGAATATCTTCTTCGACGACGTGATGAGCGCCGACGACGGGTTCCTCGACCGGGCGCTGGAAGGCTTCTCGATGTTCGCGCTGAATCAGGGCGAGGTCTGCACCTGCCCGAGCCGCGCACTCATCCAGGAGAACATCTTCGACGACTTCATCGCCAAGGCCGTCGACCGGGTCGGCCAGATCAAGCAGGGCAACCCGCTCGACACCGACACGATGATGGGCGCCCAGGCCTCCAACGACCAGTTCGAGAAGATCAGCTCGTACCTGGAGATCGGCAAGCAGGAGGGCGCAAAAGTGCTCACCGGTGGCGAGCCCGCCGATCTCGGCGGCGACCTGTCGGGCGGCTACTACATCAAGCCGACCGTGTTCGACGGCCACAACAAGATGCGCATCTTCCAGGAGGAGATCTTCGGGCCGGTGCTCGCGGTGACCACGTTCTCCGACTACGCGGACGCCATCCACATCGCCAACGACACCCTCTACGGCCTCGGTGCCGGCGTGTGGAGCCGCGACGGCGCCACCGCCTACCGTGCCGGCCGCGAGATCCAGGCCGGTCGCGTGTGGACCAACACCTATCACGACTACCCGGCCCACGCCGCATTCGGTGGTTACAAGCAGTCGGGCATCGGGCGTGAGACCCACCTGATGATGCTCGAGCACTACCAGCAGACCAAGAACCTGCTGGTCGGCTACGCCCAGAATGCCAAGGGCTTCTTCTGA
- a CDS encoding nitroreductase yields MQYDEVILGRRSIRGFTPDPVPRELIEEILALAMRAPSSMNTQPWNFHVITGEPLDRIRAGNTERNLAGVPHSREFRTGAEKFTGPHRERQVRVAKQLFGAMGIARDNTEMRHDWVLRGFRQFDAPVCVIVTYDRILDGSDDTPFDCGAVSTALVNAAWSRGLGAVINSQGIMQSPVVREHAGIPDDQVIMKSIALGWPDHTFPANAVVSERKSVEEAATFVGFEQ; encoded by the coding sequence ATGCAGTACGACGAAGTGATCCTTGGGCGTCGCAGCATCCGCGGGTTCACGCCGGACCCGGTCCCGCGCGAGCTGATCGAGGAAATCCTGGCCCTCGCGATGCGAGCCCCGTCATCGATGAACACGCAGCCCTGGAATTTCCATGTGATCACGGGAGAGCCGCTCGATCGCATCCGGGCGGGAAACACCGAGCGCAACCTCGCCGGCGTGCCCCATTCACGCGAGTTCCGGACGGGCGCCGAGAAGTTCACCGGCCCACATCGTGAACGCCAAGTCCGGGTTGCCAAGCAGCTGTTCGGCGCGATGGGTATTGCCCGCGACAACACGGAGATGCGGCACGACTGGGTGCTGCGGGGGTTCCGTCAGTTCGATGCCCCGGTCTGTGTGATCGTGACCTACGACCGCATTCTCGACGGCAGCGACGACACACCATTCGATTGCGGCGCGGTCTCCACCGCGCTGGTCAACGCGGCCTGGTCGCGCGGGTTGGGGGCGGTGATCAACAGTCAGGGCATCATGCAGTCGCCCGTGGTGCGAGAACATGCCGGCATCCCGGACGACCAAGTGATCATGAAGAGCATCGCGCTGGGCTGGCCGGATCACACCTTCCCGGCCAATGCCGTGGTCTCCGAACGTAAGTCGGTTGAGGAAGCCGCCACCTTTGTGGGGTTCGAACAGTAG
- a CDS encoding DUF779 domain-containing protein yields MSDQQVPDRVVATDTAVQLLTKLSELHGGLMIHQSGGCCDGSAPMCYPVGEYRVGQRDVLVGEIELTEPLPAVRVWINGDQFELWKHTQLILDVVTGRGAGFSLEAPEGVRFLSRSRAFSPEENEALEANPPQTGAAVGA; encoded by the coding sequence GTGTCGGACCAGCAGGTTCCTGATCGGGTGGTCGCCACAGACACCGCCGTGCAGCTCCTGACGAAACTGTCGGAGCTGCACGGCGGCCTCATGATCCATCAGTCAGGTGGATGCTGTGACGGCTCGGCCCCCATGTGCTATCCGGTCGGCGAGTACCGCGTCGGCCAGCGCGACGTCCTCGTCGGTGAGATCGAACTGACCGAACCCCTTCCCGCCGTGCGGGTCTGGATCAACGGAGATCAGTTCGAGCTGTGGAAGCACACGCAACTGATCCTCGACGTGGTGACCGGCCGTGGTGCCGGGTTCAGTCTGGAAGCGCCGGAAGGCGTTCGCTTTCTCTCGCGCTCACGGGCGTTCAGTCCGGAGGAGAACGAGGCGCTCGAGGCGAATCCGCCTCAGACGGGTGCCGCCGTCGGCGCGTGA
- a CDS encoding HNH endonuclease signature motif containing protein produces the protein MKSSAPALAQMADDEQHSATELVEVLHHTNAVRASADYRMLQAAGLIHEEREQDHLVRLAAALGESETSLANLERLALRAAAGEDPRAQYGPTGLEMAIAEVGAALTVPPGRAREFIEAGSVLRHQLPFTGATLGAGRIDLARFLLVVRRTTLVDSAKFDVLDKEIAAAIESREPMSMTRFTTMIDKLIADVDPAAVRRRRERVDADRDISVRPDRHTPGQSRIGGVLPAEQAAAIDARLSAMAAGVHPDDPRTAAQRRADALVALADGADRLVCGCEVCTTDDAEVSGEAENSGEQDVAPAASVDADADADADADTSDCAPRPTFHIVVNLSTLLGHDDDPAFLDGQGIIDADTARALLAEAKRCYVTPDTTNLAQADRYAPSKKLADLIRAGELCCSFPGCNNRAYHADVDHSVPHGEGGATDARNLKPLCRFHHRIKTFATGWRDYQDPLGTVFFQSPTGHTYLGNAFTGRDLFGSLTCSTRPPDDPARQRIDTIRDRRSRSVKRADTRAMERWNKQNPPPF, from the coding sequence ATGAAATCGAGCGCACCGGCGTTGGCCCAGATGGCCGACGATGAACAGCACTCGGCCACCGAGTTGGTCGAGGTGCTCCATCACACGAACGCGGTGCGCGCATCGGCCGATTACCGGATGTTGCAGGCGGCCGGCCTGATCCATGAGGAACGCGAACAAGATCATCTGGTGCGGTTGGCCGCCGCCCTCGGTGAGTCGGAGACTTCGCTGGCCAACCTGGAACGCCTCGCACTGCGCGCGGCGGCCGGGGAGGACCCGCGCGCTCAGTACGGGCCCACCGGCCTGGAGATGGCCATCGCCGAGGTCGGTGCCGCGTTGACGGTGCCGCCTGGGCGGGCGCGGGAGTTCATCGAGGCCGGCAGCGTGTTGCGTCACCAATTGCCGTTCACCGGCGCCACTCTGGGTGCCGGGCGGATCGATCTGGCGCGGTTTCTGCTGGTGGTGCGTCGCACCACCCTGGTCGACTCCGCGAAGTTCGACGTGCTCGACAAAGAGATCGCCGCGGCCATCGAATCGCGGGAGCCGATGTCGATGACTCGGTTCACCACGATGATCGACAAGTTGATCGCCGACGTCGACCCGGCCGCGGTGCGTCGCCGCCGAGAACGCGTGGATGCCGACCGCGACATCAGTGTGCGACCCGACCGCCACACGCCGGGACAGTCCCGCATCGGGGGTGTGTTGCCGGCCGAGCAGGCCGCCGCGATTGATGCCCGTCTGTCGGCGATGGCTGCTGGCGTGCATCCCGACGACCCGCGCACCGCGGCCCAGCGCCGCGCCGATGCGTTGGTCGCCCTCGCCGACGGCGCCGACCGGTTGGTGTGCGGCTGCGAGGTCTGCACGACCGATGACGCCGAGGTCAGTGGTGAGGCCGAAAACAGTGGCGAACAGGACGTCGCTCCGGCCGCATCAGTCGATGCCGATGCCGATGCCGATGCCGATGCCGACACGTCGGACTGCGCACCGCGTCCGACCTTCCACATCGTGGTGAATCTGAGCACCCTGCTCGGCCACGACGATGATCCGGCCTTCCTCGACGGCCAGGGCATCATCGACGCCGACACCGCCCGCGCCTTGCTGGCCGAGGCCAAGCGCTGCTACGTCACCCCCGACACCACCAATCTCGCACAGGCCGACCGGTATGCACCGTCGAAGAAGCTCGCCGACCTGATCCGGGCGGGCGAATTGTGTTGCAGCTTTCCCGGCTGCAACAACCGTGCCTATCACGCCGATGTCGACCATTCGGTTCCGCACGGCGAAGGTGGTGCGACCGATGCGCGAAACCTCAAGCCGCTGTGCAGGTTTCATCACAGGATCAAAACGTTCGCGACGGGGTGGCGCGACTATCAGGATCCGTTGGGCACGGTGTTCTTCCAATCACCGACCGGTCATACCTACCTGGGTAACGCGTTCACCGGGCGTGATCTGTTCGGGTCGCTGACCTGCAGCACCCGGCCACCCGACGATCCGGCCCGACAACGCATCGACACCATCCGCGACCGACGCTCGAGGTCGGTCAAGCGCGCCGACACACGCGCGATGGAACGCTGGAACAAGCAGAACCCACCACCGTTCTGA
- a CDS encoding PIG-L deacetylase family protein, which yields MSTIVFVHAHPDDEGTGTAGSMIRASREGHRVVVVYCTDGDPGDVPDDLAPGETIVSRRRGEAEASARITGTARIAWLGYGDSGMTGWAQNNVDGVFSRADLGEAARRLADILDQESADVVVGYDWHGGYGHPDHIMLHHTTRAAAELASKRPRYLEVTMNRDLMRQLFTLAKEMGMEGFDPDLRGDDGNPIGTPEAELHWAVDLGDDVMTKREALACHASQTDVRQLLELPVEMFPFAFGTEHYIEPGRPEGMVQGWWLDEGQRGILP from the coding sequence ATGAGCACAATCGTCTTCGTCCACGCGCATCCCGACGACGAGGGGACCGGTACCGCCGGCAGCATGATCCGTGCATCGCGCGAAGGCCACCGTGTGGTGGTGGTCTACTGCACCGACGGCGATCCCGGCGACGTCCCGGACGATCTGGCACCCGGTGAGACCATTGTGAGCCGTCGGCGCGGTGAGGCCGAAGCGTCCGCACGCATCACCGGCACGGCCCGGATCGCGTGGCTCGGTTACGGCGACTCCGGGATGACCGGATGGGCGCAGAACAACGTCGACGGGGTCTTCTCGCGCGCCGACCTCGGCGAAGCGGCCCGTCGTCTGGCCGACATCCTGGACCAGGAGTCCGCCGATGTCGTCGTCGGCTACGACTGGCACGGCGGCTACGGCCATCCCGATCACATCATGCTGCACCACACCACCCGCGCCGCAGCCGAACTCGCGTCGAAGCGACCCCGCTACCTCGAGGTCACCATGAACCGCGACCTCATGCGACAGTTGTTCACCCTCGCCAAAGAGATGGGCATGGAAGGATTCGATCCGGACCTGCGCGGCGATGACGGGAACCCGATCGGCACGCCCGAGGCCGAACTGCATTGGGCCGTCGATCTCGGCGACGACGTGATGACCAAACGCGAGGCGCTCGCCTGTCACGCCAGCCAGACCGACGTCCGCCAGCTCCTCGAGCTACCGGTCGAGATGTTCCCGTTCGCCTTCGGGACGGAGCACTACATCGAGCCCGGGCGGCCGGAAGGCATGGTGCAGGGCTGGTGGCTGGACGAGGGGCAGCGTGGAATACTGCCGTGA
- a CDS encoding LLM class F420-dependent oxidoreductase, whose translation MTFTARDFPVRVGVQLQPQHAPQYPMIRDAVRRAEDMGVDIAFNWDHFYPLYGDPDGEHFECWTMLGAWAEQTSRVEIGALVTCNSYRNPELLADMARTVDHISDGRLILGIGSGWFQKDYDEYGYEFGTAGGRLNDLGESLPRIADRLGKLNPQPTRDIPVLIGGGGEKKTLRYVAEHANIWHFFVDVPTYERKADILADHCATVGRDPIQIEHSAALQARTVDDALREADELVKAGISLLTVGSSGPDYDLSVLEAVCKWRDSQNS comes from the coding sequence ATGACGTTCACAGCTCGCGATTTCCCTGTCCGCGTCGGTGTCCAGCTGCAGCCGCAGCACGCCCCCCAGTATCCGATGATCCGCGACGCGGTCCGCCGCGCCGAGGACATGGGCGTCGACATCGCGTTCAACTGGGATCACTTCTACCCGCTCTACGGCGACCCCGACGGTGAGCATTTCGAATGCTGGACGATGCTCGGCGCGTGGGCCGAACAGACCAGCCGCGTGGAGATCGGTGCGCTGGTCACCTGCAACTCCTACCGCAACCCGGAGTTGCTCGCGGATATGGCCCGCACCGTCGACCACATCTCGGACGGCCGTCTCATCCTGGGTATCGGATCGGGCTGGTTCCAGAAGGACTACGACGAGTACGGCTACGAGTTCGGCACCGCCGGCGGACGACTGAACGACCTCGGCGAGTCGCTGCCCCGGATCGCCGACCGGCTGGGCAAGCTGAATCCGCAGCCCACCCGCGACATCCCGGTGCTCATCGGTGGCGGTGGGGAGAAGAAGACGCTGCGCTACGTCGCCGAACACGCGAACATCTGGCACTTCTTCGTCGACGTGCCCACCTATGAACGCAAAGCGGACATCCTCGCCGACCACTGCGCGACGGTCGGCCGCGACCCCATCCAGATCGAACACTCCGCCGCGCTGCAGGCGCGGACCGTCGACGACGCGCTGCGCGAGGCCGACGAACTGGTGAAGGCAGGTATCTCGCTGCTCACGGTCGGGTCGAGCGGCCCCGACTACGACCTGTCGGTTCTCGAAGCCGTCTGCAAGTGGCGCGACAGTCAGAACAGCTGA
- a CDS encoding TPM domain-containing protein — translation MLASATLLRRLGLTVAVLGLVALVAPAVLLSARAHAEPPSRLPTQVVDSANVLTTAQRTDLQASIDQLYTDHEVQLWVVYVRDFDGMSAEQWATQTAAISDLGDTDVLLAVATDDRAYYFNAPESVEGLDQSAIEDIARGDIVPALKDSDWAGAGQAAVDGINAAMTPSNAGLYTALAVGGVAVVGGGGFLLYRRRRKRQRIEAGVEAMREQELTGEQLVAQPLDVLDPWSREVLTDTDNAIRTSEEELALAISEFGQVETAPFTEALAEAKRGLAESFTVRQLLDDSIPETPDEQRAMLVQIITTCTDVDAALDAQVESFDAMRNLLINADSRLAELTQKLVAVRARMEQSQIKLDSLIGRHGETVLVSITDNVDLAREEIEFAEHSADQGREAVSAPAGEQGPAVAAIRSAEGALEQANRLLDAIDNAEANIAAAHTRMPALIDEVDGELAEAAALSGDGGPALATAVQRATSALSAARTEFGDDPLGTFTALVDADADLDDALADARASSAERQRRAELLNSAVTAAQAKVSAANDFISTRRGAIQSTARTRLAEAQRLLAEATAAGTTDAVRAAQSARRAGYLADQALMAAQGDVVQWQQNQTPHPTGPSVGGAVLGGILVDSFLRGTMGGGRGGWGGGGFGGGYGSGGRSPGSFGGSGSSGRIGVGGRF, via the coding sequence ATGCTTGCCTCTGCCACGCTGCTCCGTCGGCTGGGCCTGACCGTCGCCGTCCTCGGTCTTGTCGCGCTCGTCGCGCCCGCCGTCCTCCTGTCCGCACGGGCCCACGCCGAGCCGCCGTCGCGGCTCCCCACCCAGGTCGTGGACTCGGCCAACGTGCTCACCACCGCCCAGCGCACCGACCTGCAGGCGTCGATCGACCAGCTCTACACCGATCACGAGGTGCAGCTGTGGGTGGTCTACGTGCGCGACTTCGACGGAATGTCCGCCGAGCAGTGGGCCACGCAGACCGCGGCCATCAGCGATCTCGGCGACACTGACGTACTGCTTGCCGTCGCGACCGACGACCGCGCGTACTACTTCAACGCGCCCGAATCGGTGGAGGGCCTCGACCAGTCCGCCATCGAGGACATCGCGCGCGGCGACATCGTCCCGGCCCTGAAAGACAGCGACTGGGCCGGCGCCGGCCAGGCCGCCGTCGACGGCATCAACGCCGCGATGACACCGTCGAATGCCGGTCTCTACACCGCGCTCGCCGTCGGCGGGGTCGCGGTGGTCGGCGGTGGCGGCTTCCTGCTGTACCGGCGGCGCCGCAAGCGGCAACGCATCGAGGCCGGCGTGGAAGCCATGCGGGAGCAGGAGCTGACCGGCGAGCAGCTGGTGGCACAGCCGCTCGACGTGCTCGACCCGTGGTCGCGCGAAGTACTGACCGACACCGACAACGCCATCCGCACCAGCGAAGAAGAACTGGCTCTGGCGATCAGTGAGTTCGGGCAGGTGGAGACCGCGCCGTTCACCGAAGCCCTCGCCGAGGCCAAACGCGGGCTGGCCGAATCGTTCACCGTGCGTCAACTCCTCGACGACTCGATCCCGGAGACCCCGGACGAGCAACGCGCCATGCTGGTCCAGATCATCACCACCTGCACCGATGTCGATGCGGCGCTCGATGCCCAGGTGGAGAGCTTCGACGCGATGCGCAACCTGCTGATCAACGCCGATTCGCGGCTGGCCGAGCTCACCCAGAAGCTGGTCGCGGTGCGCGCCCGGATGGAGCAGTCGCAGATCAAGCTGGACTCTTTGATCGGCCGACACGGCGAGACGGTGCTCGTGTCGATCACCGACAACGTCGACCTGGCGCGCGAGGAGATCGAGTTCGCCGAACACAGCGCCGATCAGGGGCGGGAGGCCGTGTCGGCGCCGGCCGGCGAACAGGGGCCCGCGGTGGCGGCGATCCGCTCCGCCGAGGGTGCCCTGGAGCAGGCCAACCGGCTGCTCGACGCGATCGACAACGCAGAGGCGAATATCGCCGCCGCCCACACCCGGATGCCCGCACTGATCGACGAGGTCGACGGGGAACTGGCCGAGGCCGCGGCGCTGAGCGGCGACGGCGGTCCCGCACTGGCCACCGCGGTACAACGGGCGACCAGCGCACTGTCGGCGGCACGCACGGAGTTCGGTGACGACCCGCTCGGCACGTTCACCGCGCTGGTGGATGCCGACGCCGACCTCGACGACGCACTCGCGGATGCACGGGCGAGTTCGGCGGAGCGCCAGCGCCGCGCCGAGCTGCTGAACTCGGCGGTGACCGCCGCGCAGGCAAAGGTGTCGGCCGCGAACGATTTCATCTCGACCCGGCGCGGCGCCATCCAGTCCACTGCCCGCACCCGGCTCGCCGAAGCCCAGCGACTGCTGGCCGAGGCCACCGCCGCCGGTACCACCGACGCCGTGCGGGCCGCCCAGAGCGCCCGCCGCGCAGGCTATCTGGCCGACCAGGCGTTGATGGCGGCGCAGGGTGACGTAGTGCAGTGGCAACAGAACCAGACACCGCACCCGACGGGGCCTTCCGTCGGCGGTGCCGTGCTCGGCGGCATCCTGGTCGACAGTTTTCTGCGCGGCACCATGGGCGGCGGGCGCGGCGGCTGGGGAGGCGGCGGATTCGGCGGTGGCTACGGCAGCGGCGGCCGCAGCCCCGGCTCCTTCGGCGGTTCGGGCAGTTCCGGAAGGATCGGGGTCGGCGGCCGCTTCTGA
- a CDS encoding MalY/PatB family protein has translation MTMRPHAPHLSELRRRTSIKWRAYPDDVVPMFVAEMDFELAPVVADAMIDQIRASDVGYSGGAGAVGEAFAGFAQRRWAWDVAPTDIRLTTDVSVVIVEALRVAISPGDRVIITPPVYPPFFELIPEAGGQVCEVPLRCDEDRTWSLDLDGIGRELAAGARAVLLCHPHNPLGLIHPADDLVALAELAATHGAMVISDEIHAPLVHPGREFTPFLATGDIARQVGIAAHSASKGFNIAGAKCALMIAASDTTRATLDRQPEEVGVRTSIIGRAGTAAGFAKGDDWLDATLEVLVGNLDLLSGWLEAELPEVTLHRPAASYLAWLDFRATGLGDDPAAAILEKGRVALHSGPAFGRAGTGFARLNVGCSPELLRAGLAGIQRAVR, from the coding sequence GTGACGATGCGACCGCATGCTCCCCACCTGTCCGAACTGCGCCGGCGCACCAGCATCAAGTGGCGCGCGTACCCCGATGACGTCGTGCCGATGTTCGTCGCCGAGATGGACTTCGAGCTCGCGCCGGTGGTCGCCGACGCGATGATCGACCAGATCCGCGCTTCCGACGTCGGCTACTCGGGCGGCGCGGGCGCGGTCGGGGAGGCGTTCGCGGGGTTCGCGCAGCGCCGCTGGGCATGGGACGTCGCTCCCACCGACATCCGCCTCACCACCGACGTCAGCGTGGTGATCGTGGAGGCGTTGCGGGTCGCCATCTCCCCGGGTGATCGGGTGATCATCACCCCGCCGGTGTATCCGCCGTTCTTCGAACTCATCCCCGAGGCCGGCGGGCAGGTGTGCGAGGTGCCGTTGCGGTGCGACGAGGACCGCACCTGGTCGCTCGACCTCGACGGGATCGGCCGTGAACTCGCGGCCGGGGCGCGCGCGGTGCTGTTGTGTCACCCGCACAATCCGCTCGGCCTGATCCATCCGGCCGACGACCTCGTCGCGCTGGCCGAACTCGCCGCGACACACGGTGCGATGGTGATCAGCGACGAGATCCACGCGCCGCTGGTCCATCCCGGCCGGGAGTTCACGCCGTTCCTCGCGACGGGCGACATCGCACGGCAGGTCGGCATCGCCGCCCACTCCGCGAGCAAGGGTTTCAACATCGCCGGTGCCAAGTGCGCGTTGATGATCGCCGCGTCGGACACCACGCGGGCGACGCTGGACCGCCAGCCCGAGGAGGTGGGTGTGCGCACCAGCATCATCGGCCGCGCGGGGACCGCGGCAGGGTTCGCGAAGGGGGACGACTGGCTCGACGCGACACTCGAGGTCCTCGTCGGGAACCTGGATCTGCTGTCCGGCTGGCTCGAGGCCGAGTTGCCCGAGGTGACGCTGCACCGACCGGCGGCTTCGTACCTGGCGTGGCTCGACTTCCGGGCCACCGGCCTCGGCGACGACCCCGCCGCTGCGATCCTGGAGAAGGGGCGGGTGGCCCTGCACTCCGGACCCGCGTTCGGTCGTGCGGGCACGGGGTTCGCGCGGCTCAATGTGGGCTGCTCGCCGGAGTTGCTCCGTGCGGGTCTGGCCGGGATACAGCGCGCCGTCCGCTGA
- a CDS encoding SulP family inorganic anion transporter: MSMSSTTVVSPQREQSVIAALRSPRRLRTEVLAGLVVALALIPEAISFSIIAGVDPRVGLFASFTMAVTIAIVGGRPAMISAATGAVALVVAPLVASHGLDYLIAAVILAGIFQMLLGGLGVAKLMRFIPRSVMVGFVNALAILIFSAQLPHLLGVPWLVYPMVAIGIAIIVLMPRLTTVIPAPLVAIVLLTAVTIAASLSVPNVGDEGELPDSLPAWLIPDIPFTWDTLTIIAPYAFTMALVGLLESLMTAKLVDDITDTHSDKSREAVGQGVANIVTGFFGGMGGCAMIGQTMINVKSSGARTRISTFLAGVFLLILVVGLGDVVALIPMAALVAVMIMVSVATFDWHSINPKTLRRMPKSEITVMLATVVVTVVTHNLAYGVIVGVITAMVLFARRVAHLTEVVDVAHPDEDTRVYAVRGELFFASSNDLVYQFDYVGDPRNVVIDMSDSHIWDASTVATLDAITTKYAAKGKTATIVGLNDSSAERHERLSGHLAGAH; this comes from the coding sequence ATGTCCATGTCGTCGACCACCGTGGTCTCGCCCCAGCGCGAGCAGTCGGTCATCGCCGCGCTGCGCTCGCCGCGTCGACTCCGCACCGAGGTCCTCGCCGGCCTCGTCGTCGCACTCGCACTGATCCCGGAGGCGATCTCGTTCTCGATCATCGCCGGTGTCGACCCGCGCGTCGGGCTGTTCGCCTCGTTCACGATGGCGGTCACCATCGCCATTGTCGGCGGCCGGCCCGCGATGATCTCTGCGGCCACCGGCGCGGTCGCGCTGGTGGTGGCGCCGCTGGTGGCCAGCCACGGCCTCGACTACCTGATCGCCGCGGTGATCCTGGCCGGCATCTTCCAGATGCTGCTCGGCGGGCTCGGCGTGGCGAAACTGATGCGGTTCATCCCGCGCAGCGTGATGGTCGGCTTCGTCAACGCGCTGGCGATCCTGATCTTCAGCGCTCAGCTGCCGCATCTGCTCGGGGTGCCGTGGCTGGTGTATCCGATGGTGGCGATCGGCATCGCCATCATCGTGCTGATGCCGCGACTGACCACCGTCATCCCCGCTCCGCTGGTGGCCATCGTGCTGCTCACCGCGGTGACCATCGCCGCAAGTCTCTCGGTACCCAACGTCGGTGACGAGGGGGAACTGCCCGACAGTCTGCCCGCCTGGCTCATCCCCGACATCCCGTTCACCTGGGACACGCTCACCATCATCGCGCCCTATGCGTTCACGATGGCTTTGGTCGGACTGCTGGAGTCGCTGATGACCGCCAAGCTCGTCGACGACATCACCGACACCCACTCCGACAAGTCACGCGAGGCCGTCGGCCAGGGCGTGGCGAACATCGTCACCGGCTTCTTCGGCGGCATGGGCGGCTGCGCGATGATCGGCCAGACGATGATCAACGTGAAGTCCTCCGGCGCGCGGACGCGCATCTCCACCTTCCTCGCCGGTGTCTTCCTGCTCATCCTCGTCGTCGGCCTGGGGGATGTGGTGGCGCTGATCCCGATGGCTGCGCTCGTCGCGGTGATGATCATGGTGTCGGTCGCCACCTTCGACTGGCACAGCATCAACCCGAAGACGTTGCGGCGCATGCCCAAAAGCGAGATCACCGTCATGCTCGCCACCGTCGTCGTCACCGTCGTCACCCACAACCTGGCCTACGGCGTGATCGTCGGTGTCATCACCGCGATGGTGCTCTTCGCCCGTCGGGTGGCGCATCTGACCGAGGTCGTCGACGTGGCCCATCCCGACGAGGACACCCGCGTCTATGCCGTGCGCGGCGAGCTGTTCTTCGCCTCCAGCAATGACCTCGTCTACCAGTTCGACTACGTGGGCGATCCGCGCAACGTCGTCATCGACATGAGCGACTCGCACATCTGGGACGCCTCGACGGTGGCCACCCTCGATGCCATCACCACCAAGTACGCGGCCAAAGGCAAGACAGCCACCATCGTCGGGCTCAACGACAGCAGCGCCGAACGTCACGAACGACTCAGCGGCCATCTCGCCGGTGCGCACTGA